TTGTAGAAGACAGGAAGTTAACAAACAGAGGATGACAGAGTAATATATGaagcatgaaaatgtaaatttgtgtCTTGTGCCCTGTTTGTAACACGTGTCAGAACACATTCTatagaaagtagaaaaactCAGACATGTGATCCTGGCAATGCTTTCTGATTGGAGAAACTTTACTTTTGACCAAATATAGAATTCAAGTTTTGACCAGGGACCTTTGCAGACCTGCTATAAGCACTGTTTCCTGTGAAAAGGGACATATAAAGGTGCACGTAACTGCAGCTTTACTGTCCTTCTGGTCACCAGACTCTGCTCATCTTATAAGTGGGTGTCCTCTCTTCAGAGACAGCTGTGCTTGTTGCTTCTTTTCTCCTGTGTGACCTCTCTTCTAGGAAACAGTCAAGGTAAGACCAACCTTCAATTAGCTAGGAGCTTTGAGAAGAAAGCTGCAGTCACGGTCTTCTACTAAATCAAGATTCATCCCAGACTTATAGAAACGACTCCTGAACCACTTGATGGTCTTGATGCATGTGAGCTTAGATTACAGGTTAAAGAGTTTGTTATACATATAGTTTGGATGCACAGGTGTGAAACTGTGGCTGAGGTTTTCAACTTACAGGTGTGCTGTCTTAAAATGGTGGGTTGGCATGTTGGCTAATTAAAGAATAACTTGTCATGAACACTTCTTCATCTCACCAGCTTTCAACTCTCGAACATGAAGAAGCTGATCTTATTCCTCATGATGAATTCCTTCATGTGTGAAGCAGTAAGTGTTTCatacaaatatttatacatgtattaatgtgataatttatatttctgtttaaataatgGTAAAATAACTTGCAACCATCCAGTAACACCCAGGGAACACAGCTCCTCCTCATCCAGTGTCCTGCGAACTTAACCTAAGCCTCTCACCAAAGATCATTACGATAGTGATATCATTAAGCTACTCCCTTcaacctaataataataacaactttAGAAGACCTGAATAGTAGTCATCCCATCACTTCTTCTGTCATTTGCTAGTTGTAGTTTGGTGTTTTGCAGTGAATCTATGTTTTCTTCCATCCACAGTACCAGTTTGGAGACATCATTGCTTTCCCACGTAAAAAGATCTGCGGTTGTGGACCAACACTCTACAGCCACTATGCTATTTATGTTGGGAATGAAACTATCCCAGGCAAAGAACCTGGTCAGGACATATTTCACCGAACACGTAGGTGTAGGTAAACAATTAAAACAGGCACCATGCACCCAAGTAAATCACATTAGTGTGACAAAAGTGAAGAGAACAATGGATCCAAAACGCTGAGAGCACAGTGAAACTGTGTGATCTTTTCATGTAACCCCGTAGAAGAGAGTTTGAGCATtggaaacacatttcttttcttagtCTAGTgtctaaatgtgtttctaaatccTCAAACTTCATTATTATTTCCAGATTTATATGGAAACATCAGATCTGTGCATCTTTTATATGgaatatatatagaaatatatattcTACTTAGTTTTAAGTGATGTCACTATTTGTGTCAAGTTCAAGAACCTAAATGCAACTAAAGTAAAGGTTCAATAAATTCATAAATCTAAGTCTAAATAATATTGTTACCACCCAGAAATGCTCAAAAGAACCTGAACTGGCCACTAAAATAAACCAGGTTAAATTAACATGAGCTGGAGGGAGGTGGAAACACAGGTGTGACAGTAATTCAGGTGGCCAGTGCTTCATTTCCCTGCTCCTGCTGGTTACATGTGGAGGTGTTCTTggaaagacactgaaaccctgtggTTGCCTTTATTCTTGTAAGTGCAGTTAGACATTCACATGGCAGACATGACCAGGGTTAGAGCTGGGCTAATGTGATCCTGATGAAAGAATGAGTTCAAGAAGCTAGAGCACAAACCTGAATCTAAGTCCAGCAAATGAGTAGGGAACACTTTTTGGGTTTGTCATCGAATTAACATTTTgtaagttctttttttttccccataatCACAGGAGCTTCGTGCAAATTTGGAAAACTCAGCGAAGAGAGTAAAGCCAGCAACGGACAAACCCATAAAGAAAACTACCTGGACGACACTGAAAGACCCttcataaaacacaatgcaataCTTCAACGGATCAAAAAAATGATGAAGGAGAAGTTCTGTAAACTGTACAGCCTCTTCACAAACAACTGTGAACACCTGGCTACGTTTGTGCGCTACGGGAAGGAAATATCAAAGCAGGTATGTGGCAGATGAAACATCCCACAGCTCATCATTAAACACATGAACAGTTTTTAAGGTGACAGCTCGAGTCCTTTCattgactgtgtttacatgggCTTAAGGAACCAGGTGACACAGAAACCAGGTTTTTCAGAGAATTGGAAACAAGACATCAGCTTCCTCGAGAACCTGGCGAcctgagtgcatgtaaacatactgATTGATGAAAAACTGTTTGATAAAAGTGAGGCTATTAGTGTGGTGTCGCTGTAAAAATGAGTTTAAGGACCAATAAAAGCTTTGGAGAGTAAATTTTAGGCTCATATGAAAACAGGAGGTCAGAGAAAATCTTCAGAATCCAGAAAGTGGTGGTGAAATAACACACAGACCTGTGATTGTAACAAAGAGTcacatattaattatattatattattatattattattattttgcttctgtttgtcCAACAGTAAGATCAGATTGaacttgatttgttttgttcatgaCAGCATGGCACAATAGCTGGAAGACTGTGGAACTTGATCAGAGGAAAACGCAATGTGGTACTAACACCGGACTACACAGGCTTTCCCTGCAGAGTGCTGTGTTCCATTACAGGCAAATAGACCCAACATCCAATCAGCTTTTCCTGCTCTCGTTTTTCTTTGTCCTCTacgaaataaaaaaaaaactgagcaaGAACTGTCTCAtcgttttagttttttgtttagaaaaagaagaagcctttattgtcatttgtcacatttttacatgttacagatgaaattggtcgtctgcatttaacccatccccctggggggagcagtgggcagctacatacagcgcccggggagctagtgtggagtgtctcgctcaaggacacacctggtgtctgtgaaccttctgcattcaaagcagatgatctacccactgagccaccaggccgcgTTTATAGCTTAGctttagcttttatttgttctttttaattttcagagTTCGACTGATGCTATAATTCACTGTCAGTTCACTGAACTCCTCCTGCTGCATGTTAGAGCAACAGCGAACACAGTAATGGTTTGTCTGCTCACACCAATATGAACCTGAACAACAACGATTCAAATGACTTAAAACCATAATCAAGACAAGTGGAAACAATATTTCAgcaaatgtatttgtgtttgtatatttCACCAACGCATATAATTATCATATTAAGAACAATTATTATCTCAATGTATTGCATACAACTAAGACATAAAAGGATTATTTTAAGTCAGACTTTATTGAAATCTTGAACTCCTTGAGTCATCTTCGTCATCTTCAGACTATTCTGCAGTTTGGTTTTTGTTAACAAAGACTCACAAACACTTGTGGTTTTACTCATAAACTTACAAGCAGCAAATCGTTCCAGTATTCTCTGAGGTTCTACTGTGAACTAGTGGTAAAACTGAGGTCAATCAGAAGTCTGCCTCCAGAAAGACGACCTCCCAGTAGTCCTTGAAAAAGGAGACGCCGGCCTTGTTCTGGCAGAACTGGCGTAACCCCGGCCAAAGCTCAGGGTGCACAAAGATGAGGAAGATCAGGTAACCGTGGAGACTCGGCAGCAGAGCTTCAAGCTGAGCCAggaacacagaacacactgaAGGCAAACTTTGACCAAAGATGTTTATGTTGATGCGCAGAGCGTCTTGACGGTACTGGAGGCCGTGTGGTGGAGTGCACAGGCTGACTGCAGTGGGCTCAACCTCACGGTCTGCAATCCACATCAGGTTCCTTCGGTGCAGCACCTCCAGGTTGGCCTCCATGGGCTTCAGAGGCTCCCAGTTGTTGATCATAGTTTGACCAGGCAGCAAGTTGGAAACCACGTGGTCGGTCAGGATCAGGGCGTCTGCCTGCTGCTGGTTCAGAGTCACTGGGCCACGAGAGTTGGTCTGAACAAGGAGTTTGGATCGAAGCTCAGTGATGAAGGGGCCGAGGTTGGttgactcacagcacagagacacgaTGGCCTGAAGAGGGCGACACAGTCGAGATCAGGAGTTCAGTTCTGAGTTGGCAGATTGTTTCTTTACTTGGAGGAACCCTGTGAAGCTTTTTGACTACTGGTGGTGTTGTGGAGCCACATTATTAATTTagtacactgacacacaaacacaaaggccaGTTTGTGTTCAACATCCCTGAAGATGCAGGAGGCACAGTAAGTGTAGAGGTGTGGAAACAACAGtattacaacaataaaatatcagcTACAGAGGAAAGACAGGCATTCAGCACATTTGTCAGGCCTCAAGGATGAAGGCAGTAGTGTGGTGAGAAGCACTGGAAGGAAACATACCGTGACTTTGGTTTGGTTACAAGAAAACTCACCTCTTCAGCTGTGAGTCTGTACTTGGTCAGTGTTTGTGCTGAGGGCTGATCTCCTCGGCTCCGCCTGACGGTACGGACCTCTGGGTGGTGGTGACGGATGTAGTCAGTCAGGTGCTTATGAAGGGCACCGGCGACACCTTGGCCTCTCAGATCAGGTACCACCCTTAGACCCTGAATCACGACTGTCTCACCACCGTCCACCAGCAGCGCAGACTCCAGCGCCACCTACAGGTGAACACGCCAGTGAGTTTAGGCTCAGAaggtttttgttcttctcttgaTGTAGTTATGGTTTAAGTTCAGTAAAAACCAACAGTGATCAAAGGTAAACTACAGACATGATATCTGATGGAACATGGACACGTCTTCAGCTCTCACCACTCTGTCCTTGATCTTAGCGATGAAGACGAGGCGTCCAGGCTCCTGCAGCCAGGAGTGAAAGCTGGCTGCCATGTAGTCCCACCTGTTCCGGTCGTCTCTGCTGCAGATTCTGGTCTCACAGTCTGAGCTCCTTTACTGTCCGCTCCCAAAGACTCCTCTGTGCCTCTGAAGGTTCTTTTCCTTTGTGCTGGGATAGTGCAGGTTTCTGGACGCTCAGACTCGGATGGTAATGAAACCAAAGGAGAAGCTGACAGAAGCTACAGGTGATTCTGATTCTGTCCTTTAAATACTCTCCCCTCTGCAGGTTTTTCATTGACTGCAGAAATTAAAACCTAAAAGGGTCGCGTTAAAACAACCGTAACTGTGCTTAAGTTGTTCAGTTTTTGGTACATGGTTAATGTTTGAACTGTATTTATATGGAAGGATTAGTGTTTAATGTGTGGTTCTTTTGTTAGGGACTGTGGTGAGAGGTGAAACAATAAGCCATGGACCAAACTGTCTTCATGAGCTTTGTTTCCTTGCAAAGAAAGGCCAAAGGTTATGAGagtctgaaaacacagtgaaacacaagaTAGTGAGTGTGTAACAAACATTATACCCCTGAATACAAGTGGGAGGAAGTGAAGAACTGTCCGGGCTCCACTGACATATGACCGTGGGGAGACGGCTGTGTTTGAATCATCGCAGCCGCTCACGCTGCTTTTTAAAGGCACTGGGATGTTTGGATTAACATATGAAGAAATGTTCAATTAATAATTTGGTGAGTATTAGTTTTAGTTAACAACAGGTGGCACTGGTCACATTCAATGAAATGTTTCCTTTCTAGCTGCTAAACATGCTATTACCTTTGTAAACCTGAATACATTCATGAACGTAGACACTGTAGTGAACACACCTTTAATCTGCTGCTCAGAGTCACGGTTAAAGAACATCAACCGTCTCTGAGGCGTTAGGTGAGTTTGAAGAGTCTTCATCTAAATATGATCTTAATAAGTGACCCTTCTTTACTTTATGTTTAGATCAGCTGGTGGAGGCTAAAATGATTTCATTCTGCTCCGTCTCTGTACCGTGACCTGATTTAACAACACCAGCAACACAATAAACAATGTCaacaatagaaacacattttgtttccagttcttcttcctgttgtttctctgtgcGTCCAGTTCCAATTCTGCATGCTCCGGTGGCTGGAACTGTCCGTGCAGCTTCAACCTGTGAATAAATAGCTGGCAGACATCATTACAACACAGAGACATCAAACATTGACGTTCTCTGGATTGAGTCTGTTTCAAACCACGATGGCCTTTGTGAACACCATGTCCCTTAGCAGCACCTTTGCTACTGTAGAAGTGTCTTGAGCTGTGGGAACATTCGTTGttacaactttatttaaaccacacagtaaaatgtatgtgttttgtgtcttcaattgttcttttttcttagtttacaaataaataacagtatttCTTTGTAATAAATGCAGTAGTCTCAACTATACTTTCATGGAAATACTGGTGGTTTAATTGCATCTGATGATTCTCAAATGTCCAATCTGGGAAATCATCATGCAGACaggatttttttatataaactatATTACATACTATTCATTGATGTTATAGAGCTTTAAGTGtcttttttggtttggttttaatttattattaattaatttattcatttatagtTTGTATTTCTGCCGCCGATCCAGCAGGTGGCGCTAATGCGCATATCAGCTGGTTCTCACATCAaagccagagaagaagaagaagaagacgcaGAAGAAGAAGCGGAGGCGGAAGTGGAGTGTTTTCCACACAGTGCCAGCTGGACTCTCCTGACTGGACGTAAAGAAAACAGCGTGGAGCTGCGTTTGgatcctgcagcagcagcagcagcagcagcagcagctgaggatcCGCTGTGTGATGAAGAACCGGAGGTTCTGACCAGGAACCACCTCCTTTCTACGGTGAGTGTTTACAGGAAACGAGCAGATCAggcctgaacacagacacagacacagattaaagTGTTAAAGCACGCTGCACACGGGCATGGAGCTCCTTGAAAGTTGGGGAAtttcctgaaaaagaaaaagaaatttcATTGAACAAATACAGCTATCAGTTATTTACAGCTGAAATAAAACTTGGTGCAAATTGTGCTGTTAACAAACAGCTGTAGACATTGAAATGATTCTTATTTTAACAATTGATGctctttaactttttatttctagttttatttcttaGTTTTGGACTGAATCGGTATTAAACAGAGCAAACTCCCTTTTTGTCTTGTGGTTGATGAATTTTCAGCCTCTTCTTCACACACAGC
This genomic stretch from Anabas testudineus chromosome 16, fAnaTes1.2, whole genome shotgun sequence harbors:
- the LOC113168929 gene encoding histidine N-acetyltransferase-like, with amino-acid sequence MIQTQPSPHGHIICSRDDRNRWDYMAASFHSWLQEPGRLVFIAKIKDRVVALESALLVDGGETVVIQGLRVVPDLRGQGVAGALHKHLTDYIRHHHPEVRTVRRSRGDQPSAQTLTKYRLTAEEAIVSLCCESTNLGPFITELRSKLLVQTNSRGPVTLNQQQADALILTDHVVSNLLPGQTMINNWEPLKPMEANLEVLHRRNLMWIADREVEPTAVSLCTPPHGLQYRQDALRININIFGQSLPSVCSVFLAQLEALLPSLHGYLIFLIFVHPELWPGLRQFCQNKAGVSFFKDYWEVVFLEADF
- the LOC113170608 gene encoding phospholipase A and acyltransferase 1-like → MKKLILFLMMNSFMCEAYQFGDIIAFPRKKICGCGPTLYSHYAIYVGNETIPGKEPGQDIFHRTRASCKFGKLSEESKASNGQTHKENYLDDTERPFIKHNAILQRIKKMMKEKFCKLYSLFTNNCEHLATFVRYGKEISKQHGTIAGRLWNLIRGKRNVVLTPDYTGFPCRVLCSITGK